In the Granulosicoccus antarcticus IMCC3135 genome, GGTGTGGTGCTGGATCAGTTTGCAAATCCGGACAACTGGGGAGCTCACTACAGCAGCACTGGCCCTGAAATCTGGGAAGCTACCCAAGGCAAAATCACGCATTTTGTCAGCTCCATGGGCACCACGGGTACCATCATGGGTGTGTCACGCTACCTTAAAGAGAAGAACCCTGACATCCAGATTATCGGCGTGCAACCAGAGGACGGCTCCAGCATTCCGGGTATTCGTCGTTGGCCCGAAGCCTATCTGCCAGCCATCTATGAGCCGGCACGGGTTGATAGAATCATTGATGTCAATCAGGCGGAAGCCGAAGATATGGCTCGAAGCCTTGCACGAGTAGAAGGCATACTCAGCGGTGTTTCATCCGGGGGAGCCTTGCTTGCTGCGCTGAAGATGTTGCCGGAACTGGACAACGCCGTGATGGTGACTATCGTCTGCGACCGCGGCGACCGATATCTATCCAGTGGCTTGTTTCCAGCGAATTAGAGTAAAAGGGCCCTGAGAGCTTGCCCGAGAATAGCGACCGTAGTAGATCAGTCTATTCTCGACAGGCTCCTGATCCGATCTTGTTCAGGAAAGCATGAATTCCACGTCAATGCCGGCGACATTGAGTTGATCGCCACTGTGTAACAGCACCGGTTCATCCCCGATGACATCACGATTGAGTGTCGGTCTGTCGACACTGTCGTCGCTCTCGATATGCATCAGGAAATAACCATCCGGCTTTCGCATGATGGCCGCGATCTGGATGCCGGGTCTGCCAAGCGTTGTAACGGGCTTGTCAATTGGCAGAATCTGGCCCGATTTTGCACCGTTCTTGATTTCAATCACCGCACCCTTGGATGTGGCTGTCGTTGAATCCAGCTCAAGTATCGGCGATTGCGTCGCGGCGTTGGGCGGTGTGCTTGTTGTCTCTGGTTTGACGTCGGCGGCTGCAGGCAGCTCGGGCTCAGGACGGCTGTTGGCTTCCTGGCCAATACCCTGGTGTGCCTCGTTCAGAGACAATGGATCAATCTCGTCCATAGACTCGACATGTCCGTCACCGAAATCACTGGTAACCGGCAAATCTGAAATGCTGCTAGCCAGATTGTCGACATCGACATCAGCGAGAGGGGATTGCACTTTGCCAGATCGGAATGCCAACCGAATCTTGCCGATGACAATTTCGTCGTTGTCAAGAATAATCTGTCGTGTAACAGGTTGCCCATTGACGTAGGTACCGTTGGTACTGTTAAGGTCCTCTAGCCAGTACTCATCTGCCTCGAAAGTAATTCGGGCGTGACTACCGCTGACTGACAGGTCGGGAATACATACATCATTGGCGGAACGGCGGCCAATGGAGATGGTTTCCTGACCAGCGTCGAACGCAAGCTCGCTAACCTCGTTGTCTTCGTGAGTAACGATGATTGTGGTCATTAAAAGTCCCTGATGATCAAAGGTGGCGGTGTTGTGCCAAGGTTCGGTTTACGCATCGGTCAGACAGCCCGTAATTATTGGCAATTACGCCCGTTTCGTCAACTAACACAAATAACTGCCGAATTATTGGCATCATTGTGCGCTGTTTGATGCTCAATTGCATTGACCGGTTATATACCGGCAATGTTGGTGTCTACATTAATCAATAACCGTTCACCAGGGTGAATCAGTTCGCCGTCAAGTGTACGACCTTCGGCATCGAGAATGCTGTTCATGGGCACAGAAAAGCTTTGTGCAATGTCAGAAATTGTGTCACCGATTGTTACAACATATTCGATGTTACTGGCCGCGTTATCCGCCTCAAATCGTACTGCAAGCTCCTGTCCGATCTTGATGAACGAGTTGTTCAGTCCATTCAGATCCATTAAGTTTTGTTGTGAGAGTCTGTAGGAGCGGGCGATGGTGCTGATACTCTCGCCCGCTACAACCGTATGAGTCGCCGGTAGAGTGTAAAGATCACGAGGATCAATCGCTGTCACGGCACTGATCACCGACTCTGCATTGTCCTTCAGCACATAGATATGGTGAGGTCCTCCGGGTGGGGTGACGCCATGCACCAGTCCGGCATTGAGATGCCTGAGGGAAAATTCGGGTATGCCACTCGCAGCAGCCACTTTGTCCAGACTGGTCTGGCTGCCGAATTCGAGGACCTCAAAAGCGTTACCGCGAGCCAGTAGCGGTATTTCCAGGCCCGGAATTGAATCGTGTCGAAGCATGGCGACCAGTGCCAGGAATTTGGGCACATATTCGCGAGTTTCACGCGGAAGCTTCAACGACCAGAAATCGGTGGGCTGACCTGACTTCTCATTCCGTCTGATAGCGCTTCGAACTCTGCCGGGACCAGCATTGTAGGCGGCCAGTGTCAGGAGCCAGTCGCCATGAAATTCGGCATTGAGGTAGCTCAGGTAAGAGATGGCGGCATCAGTGGACTTGACAATATCTGAGCGTCCGTCGAACCACTGATTGCTGGAGATACCAATCTCCCGAGCCGTGATGGGCACGATTTGCCAGATGCCGGCGGCTTTTTCGGTGCTGTGAACATCGGGTTGATAGCCACTTTCGATTGCTGGCAACAGTGCAAGCTCTACAGGTAAATAACGTTTGTCGAGAGATTCCACGATGTGTCCGGCAAAGGGTGTCGCCCGGTTGAGGATTTTGCTGATCCAGAGGGCTTCACGCTGGTATTGTTGCCGATAGTTTTCAATCTGTGGCTTGTCGGGTATTTTCAGGCGCCTGGATTGCTGCACGAACTGCCAGACTGTCGTTGCAGGCTTCGAGGCGAGCGAATTTTTTACAGATTTCACCCCCGAATTACAACAGCCAGCGGCTGGTGTGGGGCTAACGCTGGGGTCGAATACTTGCGTGTCGCCAATCTCGCGCAGCATGAGGCGATCCATTTGCGCGGTATTACCTAAAGGCGGCAAAGCCGTGTTGTCCGCGTGGGCGAGGAGCGGTATTGTCAGTAACAATGCGGTCGTGAGGATCACGAAACCTGACATTAATGCCAAAGATAGTCGCTTTGGCGACGCTATACTGGTGTTGAGGGGAGTCAGGGCAGGCATTTTGATAAAATGCGGGCCGTATCCTAGTGCGTCTGAGGTCATCGAATATAACGGGTTGCTTGCGATGAAAAGTAAACGAACGGTACGACAGAGCCCCGTCTGGCTGGACGCCCAAGCGCCACTGGCACAATGGTACGCAACCGGACTGGGGCAGTCCATCGCGAAACGTCTGGAACTTGAAGTAGGTAGTCGTTTGGGTGATGTTTTTGGCTATCAGGGAGTGCAGGTTGGCAACCTGGTTCCCGGGTTGCATCTCTTGGAAGGCGCTGGTCTGCAGCGTCACCTCATGCTTGATGCACCGGGCAATGAGGCTGATATTCATGCCGATGTACTATCCCTGCCGATTGCCTCGGATACGATGAAAGCGGTGGCTTTTTTTCATACGCTGGATTTTTGTGACAATCCACATCAGGCATTGCGCGAAGCCGACCGTGTCTTGACTGACGATGGTCAGCTGATCATCATCGGCTTCAATCCCTATAGTGCCTTTGGTGCTCGGCATGCGCTCACAGCCTGGCGTCGTAGTGAGCCCTGGAATGGTCGTTTTTATGCACGGCACCGTGTAAGCGACTGGTTATCCGTACTGGATTACCGGGTGCTGGACAGTGCCGCCATGTTTATCCGCCCGCCGATCAACAGTGAGCGCGTATTGCGCCGATTGCACCGCATGGAAGGGCTGCAGCGCTGGCTGGGTGGTCTGGGAGGGCTGTACATCATGCGTGCCCGCAAGCAGACTATGCCTATGACCATGACACGTCAGTGGCGTCGGCCAAGAGCCGGAATGGCTGCATCCAGCTTTGCGCGGACAGGCGACAAGACGTCAGCACGCCCCAGAGCAACCGTTGCACGCATAGATCATCGACAACGTTAAAATACCTGCCTTCCTGACAGACAGCATTCAAAAACATAAATCATATGATTGAAATCTACACCGACGGTGCGTGTCGTGGCAATCCTGGCCCCGGCGGCTGGGGAGCTCTCATGCGTTCGGGCGAAAACGAAAAGGAATTGTGGGGTGGAGAGGCACACACGACCAACAATCGGATGGAGATGATGGCGGTCATAAAGTCGCTTGAAGCTCTGAAGCGGCCTAGCGAAGTGGTTCTGACGACTGATTCTCAATATGTTCGTAAAGGCATTACCGAATGGATTGAGGGCTGGAAGCGCAAGAACTGGCAAACATCGGCTCGCAAACCGGTCAAGAATGCAGATTTATGGGTAGAAATCGATACGCTGGCCAATAAACATACCGTCGAGTGGCGCTGGGTCAAAGGTCATAGCGGTCATGCAGAGAATGAGCGTGTCGATGATCTGGCTAATCGTGGGATCGATGAATTGAAGTTGAAAAAATCCTGATCTGATTCTGACTGGGCTGATCCTGGGTGCCATGATGCATCTTGGGTTGGTTAAACTGAGGCTCCCGTATCCGCTGCGTTTTGTGCTGGCTAATCATCCGCTAGTGTTGGGGAGGATCAAAGCGCTTTTCTATGCCCAGAACAACTGGGAGGCGTTGACAGCGTTTATGAAAAACGCGTCTTTGCCGGTGGACAATAACCCGGTGGAAAGCGCTATCAGGCCCTTTGCTCTTGGTCGAAAAAATTGGCTCTACACAGCCAGTCCTCGAGGGGCAAAGGCCAGTGCATTCATGTATACCCTCGTCGAGTCGGCAAAAGCCTGTGGGCTTGAACCCAGAGCCTATTTGCAGGCGCTGTTAGAGCGCTACCCGTTCGCGACAACCGAGGAAGAGCGTCGCCAATTGCTACCCATGTTTATTAAAATCGGCTGAGTCACTGGGTAGGGTAACTCTGCTGTTGGCTGCAGGAATACTTTGATGCTATCGTCTGCCGTCCATCTGAACCTTGTTCGCCGCATGACAGAATTGACAATTACATTGACCGGAGAGGTGAGAGAGTCCAATTTTGAGGAGTGGAAGGATGGGCTCGTCGAACGCATTCACGCGGTCGATACAACACTATCGGAAGATGACGACTTCAGTTCAGCGAACGACAGCATTCGGCAGTTTCGTGACGCGGAGCTGATGCTCAAGAACGCCAAGCAGGCGGCGCTAGAACAGGCAGCTGATATCAATCGCTTGTTCGACGCTGTGGATGCGGTCACTGAGGAGACGCGTCAGGCGAGACTCACGCTGGAGCGCAGAATTCGCGTTCGGCGCCAGGAACTCAAACAACAGGCGCTACAGGCTCACTTCGATAGCAATGCAGCCACGCTCGATGCGTTGACGACGGCTCAACAGGCTTTGTTCCAGGACCGCCAGTATTTACTTAGTCTTCCGTTTGATGAGCTGGAAAGCACGATCGCGGAACGCATCGGAGTCTGGCAGTCGACGCTCGCGGAGCCGGCAATACAATACGCCGCCAACTCATCCGATGCAACGGGTCACGATAACACTCAAAGTTTTGATAGCGCATCGATCGATGATAGTGGCATTGATGCAGAGCACTCATCGCGTTCTGCTGGTGAATCGATAGAGGGTAGCAGTGAGACAGGGGAGGCGAGCGACGATGTATCGCGCACCTGGCGTGTGGCGATCGATTTGTCAGCACCGCGAACAAAAGCTGATCAGGTTTTCACACGCGTGCGTGATCGC is a window encoding:
- the cysM gene encoding cysteine synthase CysM, whose amino-acid sequence is MSDSVPELTIPSLVNQIGRTRLVPIQRLAANTRGNQIFGKLEGDNPAGSVKDRPAANMIVQAEARGTIKPGDTLLEATSGNTGIALAMVAATMGYKLKLLMPDNMTGERKSLMTAYGAELILVTEEQGMEYARDQAAAMAARGEGVVLDQFANPDNWGAHYSSTGPEIWEATQGKITHFVSSMGTTGTIMGVSRYLKEKNPDIQIIGVQPEDGSSIPGIRRWPEAYLPAIYEPARVDRIIDVNQAEAEDMARSLARVEGILSGVSSGGALLAALKMLPELDNAVMVTIVCDRGDRYLSSGLFPAN
- a CDS encoding FHA domain-containing protein yields the protein MTTIIVTHEDNEVSELAFDAGQETISIGRRSANDVCIPDLSVSGSHARITFEADEYWLEDLNSTNGTYVNGQPVTRQIILDNDEIVIGKIRLAFRSGKVQSPLADVDVDNLASSISDLPVTSDFGDGHVESMDEIDPLSLNEAHQGIGQEANSRPEPELPAAADVKPETTSTPPNAATQSPILELDSTTATSKGAVIEIKNGAKSGQILPIDKPVTTLGRPGIQIAAIMRKPDGYFLMHIESDDSVDRPTLNRDVIGDEPVLLHSGDQLNVAGIDVEFMLS
- a CDS encoding transglycosylase SLT domain-containing protein yields the protein MILTTALLLTIPLLAHADNTALPPLGNTAQMDRLMLREIGDTQVFDPSVSPTPAAGCCNSGVKSVKNSLASKPATTVWQFVQQSRRLKIPDKPQIENYRQQYQREALWISKILNRATPFAGHIVESLDKRYLPVELALLPAIESGYQPDVHSTEKAAGIWQIVPITAREIGISSNQWFDGRSDIVKSTDAAISYLSYLNAEFHGDWLLTLAAYNAGPGRVRSAIRRNEKSGQPTDFWSLKLPRETREYVPKFLALVAMLRHDSIPGLEIPLLARGNAFEVLEFGSQTSLDKVAAASGIPEFSLRHLNAGLVHGVTPPGGPHHIYVLKDNAESVISAVTAIDPRDLYTLPATHTVVAGESISTIARSYRLSQQNLMDLNGLNNSFIKIGQELAVRFEADNAASNIEYVVTIGDTISDIAQSFSVPMNSILDAEGRTLDGELIHPGERLLINVDTNIAGI
- a CDS encoding methyltransferase domain-containing protein; this translates as MKSKRTVRQSPVWLDAQAPLAQWYATGLGQSIAKRLELEVGSRLGDVFGYQGVQVGNLVPGLHLLEGAGLQRHLMLDAPGNEADIHADVLSLPIASDTMKAVAFFHTLDFCDNPHQALREADRVLTDDGQLIIIGFNPYSAFGARHALTAWRRSEPWNGRFYARHRVSDWLSVLDYRVLDSAAMFIRPPINSERVLRRLHRMEGLQRWLGGLGGLYIMRARKQTMPMTMTRQWRRPRAGMAASSFARTGDKTSARPRATVARIDHRQR
- the rnhA gene encoding ribonuclease HI, which encodes MIEIYTDGACRGNPGPGGWGALMRSGENEKELWGGEAHTTNNRMEMMAVIKSLEALKRPSEVVLTTDSQYVRKGITEWIEGWKRKNWQTSARKPVKNADLWVEIDTLANKHTVEWRWVKGHSGHAENERVDDLANRGIDELKLKKS
- a CDS encoding IS66 family transposase produces the protein MMHLGLVKLRLPYPLRFVLANHPLVLGRIKALFYAQNNWEALTAFMKNASLPVDNNPVESAIRPFALGRKNWLYTASPRGAKASAFMYTLVESAKACGLEPRAYLQALLERYPFATTEEERRQLLPMFIKIG